The following DNA comes from Ascaphus truei isolate aAscTru1 chromosome 1, aAscTru1.hap1, whole genome shotgun sequence.
tccaccggtacttgcggacgcccaaagagggaggtcggatcaatggggaacctacggcctgtCACGGAatcgccaagtccaacggaaggagcagtcgttccagcaaggacggagtccaaatgctggtccccgtagAGACCCTCATCTCATTCCGGATGTtggctcgtcgcaaagtgagagaAACTTcagaggacgtcgcccacaggacccaccagatgcctggtctccagtaaccggtccagcggagcgctaatCACAGCCACCTCCTgaaagggaaccctctccatgttccgcctgcagagaacaaggccacaggtatgtggactgtccactgatggattgttcattcagcagaaccgtcgcctcggctttaactaaggaaaattacaagccctggctacttccagccctgattgggggaaaaaccgtccaggcccttgtagattcgggctctgggaaaactctggtcctccaggaactgttactgcccaacgtgtgttcttttgactccccatggagcatagaatgtatacacggcgatgtaaaacgctatccgacggccaaaatccggctacaggtaaaaggtcaggatgcttacctcgaagtaggagtcgctccttggctccctgcccccgttgtgctcggtcgggactggcctttcttttcggacctaatggccccagtctttcacgaggagcctccttctagggctcaagagaaccctggcaaactgttccccttctcggcagattttttccccagtagacaccgggttcaaaagactcggaagcaaagaagcttggacaaacaggactggttgcagaaatctgggtctcaaggtgaccattctagtagtcagaggtcacaagtgatggctggggatggccaaagggaggtggatatgggccctggagatttaccagacctgtacctccctgactttcgccagaaacaaagggaagacccagtccttgctagacagtatgacaaggtggtgaaaattgatgaacagattttagatgcacaagtggtgatagtattcccccattttgagctatcaaaggatatcctatatagggtgaataggcagacacaaacaggggaggtcaccagacagatattagttcccaaggcgtttgttaaatcaatctagcccatactgttccttggggtggtcacctgggcagagataaaacattggaccgtatttcatcccgattctattggccagggatgcatagtgatattgctaagctatgtgcagcatgtccggagtgccagttaactagtccaaaaggacaaaaaccagcccctttggttcctctacccttggtgtcagttccctttgagaggattggggtagacttggtaggacctctagaactttctgcgaaaggacacaggtttatccttgtcatagttgattatgcgacaagatatcctgaggcgttccccctgagaaaagcaacggcgaagcaagtagccaacaagttgttggaactgtactcacaggttggacttccccaggttaggttgacagaccaaggtacaaatttcatggctaaactgatgcaggatgtcttaaagttactagaggtcaagtctgttcggacatcggtctaccatccacagactgaagaattggtggaaagatttaaccgaactctaaaagggatgctgaggaaatttgtagattcagagaagagagcctgggatgaacttctcccttttctgctgtttgcagtgcgggaagtcccccaggcctccacgggattctctccatttgaattgctctatggccgccaaccccggggtatcctagacctcccaaaggagtcctgggaggaacagcagtccccttctaagaataccctgcaatatgtactagaccttaggaagcgcctagatgtggtcggccattttgccagggagaatcttagatcagcccagggcagtcaggagagacataacaatcagaatgctcgcattaGAGTGTTttacccaggagaccaggtgatgttattgttacccagttgcgagagtaaactcctggccaaatggcagggcccattcgaagtactccgcagtacgggtgatgtggattacgatgtcgctcaaccagggtccaggaagggttaataaatttaccatgtgaacttgctgaaaccctggaagatgcagcggtctctattcatccacccggtgcaggaggaaacggacttgggtcctcagcctccacgggagaacatcgtgagtgacgataaaatcccaatgggtaaacagttgtcctctgaacaaaaaggggacttgttagcaataattactcaattccaggatgttttttctgacttaccaggacaaactaacttaatttcccatgcaatcgagacagcacctggggtaaaagtacgttcccgtccttataggttgcctgaaagtcatagggctctggtagagaaggaggtacaagaaatgttacacttaggagtgattgaggaatcatgcagtgagtggtgtagtccactaattgtGGTCCCTAAActcgatgggaaggtaagattttgtgtggacctccgaaagatcaatgcggtatccaagtttgacacatatccgatgccaagggtggacgaattaattgacgctcttggtaacgcggaatatatatccacgttggacttgacaaaaggatactggcaaatacccttagaggaaaagtccaaatgcaaaacagcctttgccactcccatgggtttataccagtttgtgacaatgccatttggactgcatggagccccagccacatttcagagactcatggataaggtactgaggtcccataggacttatgccgcagcctaccaagatgacattgtcatttatagtaaacactggcgggcccatctaaacaggctgaaagcggtcctcaaatctctgagaggcagggctcacagccaaccctaagaaatgtgccttgggtaaagcagaaaacaaatacttagggtatgcagtgggatgtggaaaagtaaggccactagccgacaaggtagctgccctgaaagaagttccgaccccccaaacaaaaacgcaggtacgctctctgctgggtttagcagggtactaccggcggttcatccccagctattcggaagtggcagcccctttaacggacctcacaaaaaagtgtgccccttaCACAAGTGGTggggtcaagggattgtcagagagactttgaggacataaaaaggtgtctatcagagggtcccatccttagaagcccagacttcaacagcccttttatagtgcaaacagatgcatcagagatagggctaggggcagtgttgtcacaacagtttgagggagttgagcaccctatccttttcctgagtaggaaattgttcccaagggaaaaaaactactcagtgattgagaaagagtgcttcgCAGTAAattgggcaatcgaggctttgaggcattacctggcaggagtccattttactttggtaacGGATCATGctgcactgaagtggttaaatagcatgaaggattccaatgctagattgactaggtggtatatggccctctaacccctctcatttgagattcagcataggccgggaaaagagaacgcaaatgctgacttcttttctagagaaggggttgatggtcgggcttcagccgtgcgtagccccagccacacactaacaggggaggaatgtgacagggtaaacaaaagccaccagttatatgcctggaaaacctatgtctagtctgcagtgcagcactgactaggttaacttcagctgggaacctcaggacaattagttggatcccagctgcctaatcaaggtgtgttaaaacccaggctgtacacatatgGAGGCTGtcggttgaggagagaggagtaagctgctgagagatttcctgatacgaggtctgattagaaaagtagatgaattgtgaactgtctgtcccctgcatagaaagggcaactgccatatacactgtctgctaaagagaaactgtttttgtctttctgctgaagaaaagccattttccttttgttgctgatgaaaagctatttttgttttgtgtgctgtatattttgcaaggctaaataaataagccttgtcaagaaacccgcgtgtgtagttgcatgtaccctgcaacagtgacAAAGACTAAAGAGACATAAGGATGTCTCGGTGTCGTAACTTGGGGAGGGAGATAGGAGTTTATATATGGATGAATATAGACTATATTCCACAACATGTCTTATTATGAAGTGGGTTTTAGATATTCACAGAGTAAGAAAATGTATTGGAGTATGATGTTATCTATAGTCAATGAATGCGAAATGTATGTACCATTATGATACATGCAGTTTAGAATTATTTTTCCAAAAATAAGAGGATTTGTTTCCCAGTCACAGAGTTGCCGAACCATATTGGATGCAGTGTTAGATGCAATATACCAAACATCTCCTAACGTGTATTAATAGTAATCCACACTCAACGAGTTTAGCATAAAGGGCAGTATTGGGATATCAATAGATCTATCAATATGAGGGCCTGCTCTGCCTTCATAGGAAGGAGACAAAATCAATATCTAAATTTAATCACAGAGGAGCCAACGTCTTCAGGGTGTAAACCCAGAAAGATTCTCTCTGGGAAATCATTTTAGTGaagtctccccctctccagttatTAGAGACCAATTCTAAACCCCAACATTTAAAACCACAAGGATTACAATGGTGCTCCAGTTTAAAATGGTTGGAGACACTGTGGTTCTCTAAAGACTTTTCAATGTTTCGGATGTGCTCCCCTAGTCTTACCTTTAGCTTTCTAGTGGTCCTCCCTCCGTACAGTATTGTAGTTTGCAACTATGTACACTCCCCCTTGCTCTGACATGATGTTACTCTTAATGGTGTATTTTTGTTTAGTGATGTTTGAGGTGAACTCTCTAGTCTTTAACTCCTGTTGGGTATTGGATAAGCAAGCCCTGCACTCtgaacatctaaagaagcctTTGGATTCTTTCCTAAGCCAACATTAATCGTTATTGGCCTTTGAAAACTAGGTACCAATTTTTTCCTCAAGGAAAGGAATTTTACTGACGCCACAACGGTGGCACCAAAATAGAGACGTCCGCTATCTGAGGCAATCAAGTTGTATGGCGAAAAAGTGTTTCTATCTGGCTGATACGTGACAGAAAAAAGTGTAGCAGTGATACTCTGCTATTGTCCTTTTAATAGGAGCAGGGTTTCTATAGCgtcactgtcacggtagctagtacaGGACCTTTgcaatagtggccaaatatcagccttccatgacccccagaaccggagatacaaaaaccaagttaaaatcccctattaactgtaatgcaggattctccgctatgctaaaagaaatcactgcatttcactcttccattgaaatcaatgggctccgccgctataggctttcaatggagcaactccgccattgaagtcaatgggaaaacctcATTTTTCACATTTACCTATACTCCGTCtagttgatcggagagggctgtaAATtgtcatgcagtcatgccggagtaGTGACTACATACCCAAATCCCAGACCTCcggtcctcacagaaccggagatatggattttCACTTTAAACAcatttggacttagccgtttcaaagccacgcggctttcttccattggaatcaatagggccggcgcggccataggattcaatgggacctccactaccattgaagtcaataggaaacacacactttttcacagttaaccctactccgttcggttgaggggagagggctggaaattgccatgcagtcatgctggagcagtgactacatcctggccaaatcccagccctctggtccccacggaaccggagttatggatTTTCAGTTTGCACTGTTATCCACTTAGTGCTTGAAAGCAACGCGGCTTTCtctgccattacggtcaatggtaggaccctcgtggccggcgcgaccctttctcgtcgccattaattgtcgaacctggttggggtcgagtgagggagTTCCTAGGGGCAAATTGTTattgaatacaattttattgtttttttgagaAATTGTCAGTGGTACATAGGAGATGTATATATTCTCTTTATAGCAATATTTATATTCCTGGATTATTCAATCTACCTTACACTACGTTATACCCATGTACTTTGAGTGCAGATTTTAGGGATCTTTATGTGGGGACTCTACATCACTCACACATCTATCTGTGAATCCAGTTATTATTATCCCCATGCACCATTGTAGTCTTTGACGGCATTAGGGATTGAGCGGTTTGTCAAAAATCGTGTTGGGTATTGGATAAGCAAGCCCTGCACTCTGAACAGCTAAAGAAGACTTTGGATTCTTTCCTAAGCCAACATTAATCGTTATTGGCCTTTGAAAACTAGCTACCAATTTTTTCCTCAAGGAAAGATACCTCCCATACCCCTATGAAATGAAATCTTAACATACACTATATGACTAGGTGAAACATTTGGGGAGGAGTAATAAGTTGATAGGCTGATGAAGTTCCTTTACGAATTGTAGACTTATTACCCCATTTACACTTTTATAATTTAACAATGAATGATAATTGTTGCTTCTACATCTTGCGAAACTTTaaatttcttttaaaaaaaagatggAAGGAAACTTTATGTGTGAGAAAGCTGGGTCTTTAGACTTTTAATGTACCTTAATTCAGATTGTTCATCTTTGATAATCGGACTAATCTTGTGGAAGGTCCTGCTGCCGATTCTTTAGATTCAAGGAATGATTGGCCTCCGCCATAGAGAGTTCAGGATTTACAGAACCATCATTTTAACAAGGTACCATATGAAGACTTTCAAACGTATTTTCTGAAAATCATCTCTCCATTTCACTAGTGTGTCTTTTTCTCATGATCACTGTGCTGTAGTCATTGAAAATGGCAATCTTATCTTTCCTGTAGTGTAGAGGTTCTGCCTTACTTGCTGACTGCAATATAAATTCCGTATATTTGTATCTCAGGAGTTGAAATAATATAGGCTTTTGTCTATCAGCTTTGTGACTTTGCTTTAAGATTCAGAGTGCCGTGCATTCTTTACAATTCCATCTCTGGATTGAGTCatagaggagaggaaggggttgAGAGGCTCGGATGTGGTGAGATAACCAGCAGAAGGATTCCTATTAGCTACAGCATGTGAAAGTCATGGAGCTTACAAAACCACAACCCTCCTTTCTCTGATAAACCCACCTGAATCCTCTCTGCAAGACCCACTCCCTCCTCACGCTCTGCCAGTTACACCcctactcctctctctcccagaaCTCCCCCACATAACTTTCTGAAGCCAGAAGATCAAAATATCACGGTAAAAAATAATGGTAATTATTAAATTACCGGCCATTTTTATTTCCACAGTATTGCTGTGCTAttggtatattgcccaaccctactCTGAAGAAACGTAATTCTCACCTGTATGAATCCTGTAGTGGGTGAGAAGGCTGCTCTTTTttgaaaagctttttccacactctgtacatatgaaaggtttctcccctgtgtgaatcctctggtgattGAGGAGGTCACATTTGTATGTAAAGCTTTTACCGCATTCTGTACAtatgaaaggtttctcccctttGTGAAACCTCTTGTGTTTACAGAGCTGGCTCTTAGTTCTGAattttttcccacactctgtacatgtgaaaggtttctcccctgtatgaatcctctggtgattGAAGAGGTTGCTCTTGTATAAAAAGTTTTTACCACACTCTGTGCATGTGAAAGGTTTCACCCCTGTGTGAATCTTCTCATGTTTGCATAGCTGGCTCCGAGtaatgaattgtttcccacacactgtacatgtgaaagacTTCACACCTGTGTGAATCTTCTCATGATCGCGTAGGTGACTCCGGGTaaggaattgtttcccacactctgcacatgtgaaaggTCTCACTCCTGTGTGAATCTTCTCGTGGTTGCAGAGGTAGCTCTGAGTACTGAAttctttcccacactctgtacatgtgaaaggtttctcccctgtatgaattatCTTGTGTTTGAGGAGGTTGCTCTTCCAAGAAAAGCTTttaccacactctgtacatgtgaaaggtttctcctcTGTATGATGAATCCTCTCATGTTCGAGGTGGTTCacagtactgaattgtttcccaaaTTCTGTACATGTTaaaggtttctctcctgtatgtatCCTCTGGTGTTGGCTGAGGTTGCCCTTGTATGAAAAACTTTTACCACACCCTTTACAtatgaaaggtttctcccctgtatgaatcctctggtggtTGATGAGGTTGCCTTTCAGTGAAAAGCGTTTTGCACACACTGTACAGGTGAaatgtttctcccctgtatgaatcctctcatGATTGTGGAGTTGGCTCTGAGTGCTGAATTgttttccacactctgtacatgtgaaaagtTTCTTCCCTGCATGAATCCTCAGGTGTGTGAGAAAGTTGCTCTTccatgaaaagcttttcccacaatcggtacatgtgaaaggtttctcccttGTGTGAATTCTCTCGTGTTCACCGAGTTGGCTCTGAGTATTGAATTgttttccacactctgtacatgtgaaaggtttctcccctgtgtgaatcctctggtgacTGAGGAGGTTATacttctgtgaaaagcttttcccacactctacacacgtgaaaggtttctcccctgtgtgaatcctcttgtGCTGGCATAGGTGGCTCtgagtactgaattgtttcccacactctgtacatgtgaaaggtttctcccctgtgtgaatcctctggtgacCAAGGAGGCTACATTTGTGTGAAAAGCTTCTCCCACActgtgtacatgtgaaaggtttctcacctgtgtgaatcctcttaTGTTCGCAGAGATGGCTGTGAcaactgaattgtttcccacactctgtacatgtgaaaggtttctcccctgtatgaatcctctgatgTGAAAGGAGTTTTCGCTTCAATGAAAAACTTTTCCCACAGTCTGTGCAGGTAAAGGGTTGCTCACTAGTGTGGACACAGATGTGTGTGAGCAGATCCCTATCCAGTGAGAAACTTTTCCCACACTTACAACAGACAAAAAGCTGAGCACCGAAGCTTATTCTTGAATCtttctcatatcttttatttgaTCCACTCTTCGAGTCAGTCTGCGCTGTGTGCTGTACCaggcctgtaaattcaccatcatGTGGCTCTGGTTCCTGGCACGTGTCTAACATGTGGCAGGAATCATTAATTTTTGGCACTTCTGGGCTGCGAGGAGTCAACCTGCATCTGGACATAGAGCTCCAGTTCTGCTCCTCATTCAGGCAGTTCTCTAAGAGAAGTAAACAAAAAGACAAAACTTAAATGTTTTCAACCTGTAAATCACATTACTGAAAGCAAATTAATACTAAAATATACTTTGCAGAATTTACTTTATCACTAAACAAAAATGTTCCCTTTACTCTATTGTAGAAATccaagggggggaggaagggagcaggatcgtcaggaacacccagaaaaaaacaaaaagtaagATCAAAACCAGCGTATGTATGGTTAAAGGTGGAGATGTAATCTCTTATTCTTTGATTCCTTGGCTGCAGCAATTATTGCTGAAGTGCACAAGATGGTGTGTCTGCCGGGGCTTTATCCCTCACAGTTCATCagccgcattcatacagagagaagatgagatcatagtgttttaccaggtaATAACACAGACTTTATCGTTGTATCAAAAagatatgtactcacaataaaaCATGTGAACGCAGTCACATAACGGTTTCTTTAGGGCAACAGCAAAACGGCTCGGCAGGTTGAAAAAGTCCTCCACTTCACGATAGATTCCCCttctcgagggtgccccctcgtccggtgccggtggatggcgtctgacgtcacttcctggcctggaggTGACGAGTACCGGTGGAGAAGGGAAAATCGGAGGAATTGGAGGAGTCGCCGGACCGCAGCAGTGCCTCTAGGATAGGAGCAGGTTCCCCGGCAGTCAGAGTGTCTGACTGCACTGTAGTGGTGATCCGCTTCCAACCTGCTCCTATCCTAGAGGCACTGCTGCGGTCCGGCGACTCCTCCAATTGCTCCCTTGCTGTGCaattcctcctcctcatccttcACCAATCCACATCTCCACCCATCTTCAAGTCACGCCTGAAATATCATCTGTTCAATTAAACATTTTCTTAGTCTGCGCCTGTGGCTAATCCTTGTATTTCTGATGCACTTTCTTGCTCCTTAAAAATTTTTGATATTGCACTTGCACGTATTGTATTCTGTACATCTACCATTATGCAATTTATATTGTAAACTCTGTATGGCAGGGACTCGCTAGTCCCCATAGTTTAAACTTCCTGTTTAATGCAGTTGTGAAACTTTGTATACTAGCTCCTAGTTCTGTTTGAGTAATTCTGAAAAGCATTGGTGGGGATATAAAGATGTAATTGTCGGTTCTGGCCCAGTGTCTGAGGAAAATCCACAAGCATCTTGTAAACACTCTACAGCATCTATTGTCTATGCTGCAATGGCTCGTTGGAGTAACACAGCTGGGTTCCCTGCATTATatacatagtatacggctcggcaccccaaacccaccttagtaaacttgacaccctctacaattcaatatgccgctttgttctacaatgcaactacaacacacatcactgcaaaatgctcaaagaactagattggtcatcacttgagtctaaacgcaaagttaatctttcctgtcttgccttcaaatactttctgggcaaactacccgactatctgaacaagctcctcacccctaccacatgcagcacttatctgagatctgactccaaaagactgcagcccatgtccaagcggcccattataagtggcaggactactgaacaactgaagtttaaaaggacgGACACCTTACCCTAACAAAatcatcttctctcctcaggtaatatcccatatctaaatcctgtctgcttcaactctttgctgtgtgtatgttagtatatacaactgaaacaatcttaggtaatatcccatatctgaatcctgtctgcttcaactcgtAATTGACTTAAGTGTTGCCACccaggcagggaacaccctgtgtagaaaaccatctgtttgaatgtgcctcagatgtgctaattaagcagacagaaccaaactgtcaggtgacttttttaggcccatataaacccagatagaacagccttatgctgcctgcagaccatgtccaagtggcccattataaatggcaagactactgaacaactgaagtttaaaaggaagtggcccattataagtggcaggataactgaacaactgaagtttaaaaggaagtggcccattataagtggcaggattACTgtcaactgaagtttaaaaggaagtggcccattataagtggcaggactactgtacaactgaagtttaaaaggaagtggcccattataagtggcaggactactgaacaactgaagtttaaaaggaagtggcccattataagtggcaggactactggacaacggaagtttaaaaggaagttcaaaataAGTGAGGAAGTGGAaacccccatctggccctgatttctgcatttgaactacattggaaaggaggatatcatcaataatagactgcatcattactgctgtgatgctgcctttaccatttatatctgctgtgacttcacttcttctcaaattatgcacttcttcttaccagcctcagtatgtctctaactctattcatatatctccatctctccttccatcaccacttctctgttcacatgaactcctttcttacctgcgccttctgacaccacacagctatatcccctgcactaaaacacccctacaaatcatcctcacatattctctttctatccatgcttcttctccttgcttctggggatatctctcccaatcctggtccctgccttattcctacatgcgttCGTcttcgcctgccaattgcaacctctactccttctggtgtcaacccctccaactttatacccatcccctgccaccctccctcctctctccctttctcttgttccctttggaatgctcgctacctttctaacaagttcctctctgtacatgacttttttctctctcactctctgctcctatttgctataactgagacctggctcactcagtctgactctgctctggaagctgccctctcctatggtggcatttccttctcccacactccgcgccctgatggcaggggtggaggcgtggggctcctgctctcctctctctgccgttaccgaacccttcctattcctccatctcttgcggctcacactgtccagatcttctctcctctccctgtctatgtggcggtcatctatcgcccatctacctctactcatcccccttctgcctttctctctcactttgaatcctggctctctttctttctctcctcagactcccctgttcttctccttggggacttcaattgccacattgatgacccctctctcccttgggcttcccgcgtTCTTTCTCTAacatcttcttttggccttcaacagtggactgcagccagcacccacaaggatggccactacttagacctggttttcactaaaaacttctctctctccgatttctccatttccccttttcctctctctgaccatcacctcatctcattctctctatctcgcttctccccttctccacctccatctaccccccggttcttcagaaacctgcgctctattcacttacctgactttgagtccactttacgctcctccctttcctctctcagctctgctacagaccctgacaacctgttcAGGAACTACAattctgccttgtcctcctctcttgatctacatgccccgctttctctctgccgcactcgcccttctaaccctagaccctggttaaattccctaGTCCTTCcgctgaacgcctctggaggaaatctcatactctcgcagactttcttcactacaaatttatgctatcctgtttcaactctgctctcttgcaagctaaacaagcctacttttcttcactaatcaacatgcacaagtctaacccacgccgactgttctctgtctttgaagCACTACTCAAactaccctcagctgcct
Coding sequences within:
- the LOC142467997 gene encoding uncharacterized protein LOC142467997 — encoded protein: MDRGALPSTSMDRGALPTASIDRGALPATSMDRGALLTVSTGRGALPSASTGRGLLPTTSTGRGALPTGSMGRGALPTASTGRGALPATSMCRGALPATSTGRGALPATSMDRGALPTASTDPRLLSFPVVVLERLEIKSEKEEPNTEDHLTPIKREMDTFGVDDFPVIVPEGLEIKSEKEEPNTEEHLTPIMKEIVTFAVDENCLNEEQNWSSMSRCRLTPRSPEVPKINDSCHMLDTCQEPEPHDGEFTGLVQHTAQTDSKSGSNKRYEKDSRISFGAQLFVCCKCGKSFSLDRDLLTHICVHTSEQPFTCTDCGKSFSLKRKLLSHQRIHTGEKPFTCTECGKQFSCHSHLCEHKRIHTGEKPFTCTQCGRSFSHKCSLLGHQRIHTGEKPFTCTECGKQFSTQSHLCQHKRIHTGEKPFTCVECGKSFSQKYNLLSHQRIHTGEKPFTCTECGKQFNTQSQLGEHERIHTREKPFTCTDCGKSFSWKSNFLTHLRIHAGKKLFTCTECGKQFSTQSQLHNHERIHTGEKHFTCTVCAKRFSLKGNLINHQRIHTGEKPFICKGCGKSFSYKGNLSQHQRIHTGEKPLTCTEFGKQFSTVNHLEHERIHHTEEKPFTCTECGKSFSWKSNLLKHKIIHTGEKPFTCTECGKEFSTQSYLCNHEKIHTGVRPFTCAECGKQFLTRSHLRDHEKIHTGVKSFTCTVCGKQFITRSQLCKHEKIHTGVKPFTCTECGKNFLYKSNLFNHQRIHTGEKPFTCTECGKKFRTKSQLCKHKRFHKGEKPFICTECGKSFTYKCDLLNHQRIHTGEKPFICTECGKSFSKKSSLLTHYRIHTGENYVSSE